A window of Stutzerimonas stutzeri genomic DNA:
CTTGTCCAGCAGCTTCTTCTCACGCTCCAGCACGCGCAGTTGCCACTGGCGCTGTTCTTCGGCGCTGCCGATATCCGCCGGATCGCTGCTCGGCTCGACTTCGCGCAAGGCGGTGAATTCTTCGGCGATGCGGCTTTGCAATTCCTGACGCTGGCGCAGCAGCAGGTCGCGGAAGAAGGCCTGCTGCTCGGCGCTCATATAGGCATCGGCGGGTTGCGCGAGGAGGTCGGATTCGGTCATGAGCGGGTGCCCGGCAAGGTTGATTAGTGAGTTATAACATAACATTTATGATCGATACGAGTACGTATCGGGTAGTGCCAGGTATTGCGCAAGGGACGGGTAGCTTTGATCGGGTTACGAGGATGTTGCGATAGCGGTCTTGTCGCAGGCATGGGACGAGTTGGCGCGCTGTGGTGGGCTGAGGCCCACCCTACGAGGGATGCGACGTGGAGCGCAGGCACAGAAGGCTTTGAGGTTTTGTAGGGTGGGCTTCAGCCCACCGCATTCACCACCGCGGATGCGCCCAAGCCCGCCCGATGGGAGCGCATTCGTTTGCTCAGCTGGTGCTTGAAAGGCCGTGGTAGTTGCGACCGAAGTACACCAGCGCATCGCTGCTGTCGCGGCGGTACACGGCGACGACTTCGCAGTAGAGGATGTCGTGGGTGCCGACGCTGGCGCTGTGGCTGATGCGGCAGTCGAACGACACTGTGGCGCCGTCGAGCAGAGGTGAGCCGGTCATGCCGGTGCTCCACTGCGCCGCGGCGAAGCGCTCGGCCATGGGTGTTTTGCCGCCGAACAGGTTGGACAAGTCCCGCTGTGCGCCGGCAAGGGTGTTCACGCATAGCTGTCCGTTGGCGGTGACGATCGGGTGCGCCGAGGCGGTCCGGTTCAGGCACACCAGCAGGGTCGGCGGTTCGTCGGTAACGCTGCACACCGCGGTGGCGGTGAAGCCGGCGCGCCCGCTGGGCCCGTCGGTGGTGATGATATTGACCGCCGCGGCCAGGCGCGCCATGGCGTCGCGGTAGTCCTCACGAATCACTGGAGCGCTGAATTGACTGGTGGTTTCGCATTGAGCCAGTTGCATGGTCGTTTCTCCATCAGGCAATAACGCAGGCCCGGTCGAAGGGCAGGCGTGGCAGGCGGTCGCGCAGCTTGCTGGCATCGCCGTAGCCGAGGTTGATCAGCAGATTCGATTTCCAACGGGTGCTGCCGAAGAAGGCCTCGTCCAGCGCTTTGCCGTCGAAGCCCGACATCGGTCCACAATCGAGTCCCAGGGCGCGGGCGGCGAGGATCAGGTAGCCGGCCTGCAGCGAGCTGTTGCGCAGTGCGTTCTCGGTGATCAGTGCCGGCTGCCCTGCGTACCAGCTGCGGGCGTCGGCGAAGGGAAACAGCTCCGCCAGGGTTTCCGGGAAGTCCTCGTCATAGGCGACGATCACCGTGACCGGTGCGGCCATGGTCTTGTCCAGATTGCCCTTGGACAGGCAGGGCGCGAGCTTTGCCTTTCCCTCCGGCGTGCGTACGAAGACAAAGCGTCCCGGGCAGCTGTTCACCGCGGTGGGGCCCAGGCGGACGTGCTCGTAGAGTTGTTCGAGCAGTGCGTCCGGCACCGGCTTGTCCAGCCAGGCGCTGTGGGTGCGCGCCTCGCTGAACAGCGTCGCGAGAGCATTCGAGTCGATAGGGGCGTGCATGGTCGGATTCCTCAGGCTGCTGCGACCTGGCCGCATTGCTCGGCAAGATGGTCCAGCAGGATCTGGTTGAAGGGGTCGCTGTCGCTGACGCTGGACGCGTGGCCGCCGTAGTTCAGCAGCGCCAGCTGGGCGTTGGGCATGACATCAGCCAGGTGCTGCGAGCGTTGCCAGGGCACCAGCATGTCGTCGCGATTGGCAATCAGCAGGGTCGGGGTGGTGATGCGCGGCAGCTCGGCTTCGATATCGAAGGCCTGCAGCGCTTCGATGCGCCGCACCAGATTCATCGTCGGCGGAAAGTGCGCCAGGGCATGGGCATCGTCGCGTGCCAGTCGCTCGCTGTTGGCAGCGATCCAGTCGGCCGGATAGAGGAACAGCGACTGCGCCTGCACGTAGGCCGCTGCGCCGCTGTCGTGCAATAGCTTTAGTCGCACCGCGAAACAACGCACGCTGTGCGGGTTGGGGCTGCCCCAGGCATTGATCGGCACCAGGCTCTGCAGCAGTTGCGGCCGCAGCAGGGCGATCTGCAACCCCACCAGCCCGCCGAGGGCGTGGCCGATGAAGTGGCAGCGGCGAATGCTCAGGGTATCCAGCAACTCCAGCAGTTCGACTGCCATGGACTCGATGGAATAGCCCGCCGGCAGGTTCGCCGGGCTCTTGTTGGTACCCAGCTGGTCGTAGACCAGCACCCGGTAATCCTGCGTCAGTGCCGCCAGCTGTGGCGTCCAGAAGGCACCGGCGCCGCCGAGGCCGGAGCTGAGCACCAGGGTCGGAGCATCCGGCTCCATGCGGCCATGAAGTTCGTAGTGCATGTCATACCTCCGCGAGGTCGAAGTGCAAGCCGCCGGCGCGCCGGACGGCCCGGCAGGCGCTATTGGCCGACGTGGGCGATGCTGGCGATCTCGATCAGCGCATCGGGCTTCACCAGCCCGCACTGGATGCAGTAACGCGCGGGTTTCTCGCCGGGGAAATACTCGGCGTACACCTCGTTGACCTTCGCGTAGTTGGCCCAGTCGGTGAGCATGATCATGTTGAAGGTGACGTCGTTCATGCTGCCGCCGGCAGCCTCGACGACGCCCTTGATGGTTTCCAGCACATGACGGGTCTGCGCGGCGGCGTCGCCGACGTGGACCACGTTGTTGTCCTTGTCGAACGGCAGTGTGCCGGAGACGTAGACCACGCCATCGGCCATGGAGCCTGGAACGTACGGGGCGAGCGGTTTGCCGGAGCCGGCGGGGATGATGGATTGCTTGGGCATATCGTTGATTCCTTGCAAGGCATTCAGGCGAACCCGGCGGGCGCCTCTGCGGGCACCGCGATCAGGTATGGGGATGAAATCAGCTGGCGACCGCCACGCTGGGTGCGGTCGCGAAGCTCTGACAGAAGGCGTCGACGCTGGACACCCAGCCGAAGAACGTCTCGATGTTGTACAGCGCGGCCTGCTGGGCGAATTCCGGCCCGGCCTGATGGGTGGCATCGGCCAGCACCACGCCGAAATACTCCAGGTGAAAGCCGTCGCGCAGGGTCGATTCCACGCACACGTTGGTGGCGATGCCGGTGAACACCAGGTTGCGGATGCCACGGGCACGCAGGGTGCTGTCCAGCTGCGAGTTGAAGAAACCGCTATAGCGCGGCTTGGGCACCAGGATGTCGCCGGGCTGCGGTGCCAGTTCATCCACCAGCGCGTAATCCCAACCGCCTTTGGCCAGCAGCGTGCCGGCCAGCTCCGGGCGTCTGCGCATGGTCTTCAGCGCATTGGATTTGTGCCAGTTGGGCGAGCCCGGTCCGCCGGCCTCGACGTACCCGCTGTCCCAGCCGTTCTGCAGAAAGATCACCTGCATGCCGGCGGCACGAGCTGCGCTCAGCGCCTGGCGAATTTTCTCGATCACCGGCTTGGTCGCCGACACATCGAAGCCCGCCAGGTCGAGATAGCCGCCACGGGTGGCGTAGGCGTTCTGCATGTCCACCACGATCAGCGCGGTTTCGCTCGCCTTCATCGCGAGCGGCTCGGGGCGTGCCGGTAGCTGCACAGGTTCGTCCGTGGCGCTCAGGCCGTAGCCGGAGATCTGTTCGACGGCGTTCATCAGGCCGATTCCTTCAGTGCGGTGACGTGCCGGCGGCTCTGCATCAGCGGCTGGATCTTCTGGCCGAAGGCTTCGACGCCCTCGAGGAAGTCATCGAACGTCAGCATCACGCCCTGCATGCCGGGCACCGTGGCGATCTCATCGAGCATCCTCGCCACGTTGGCGTAGGAACCCACCAGCGTGCCCATGTTGATGTTCACTGCCGAAGTCGGGTCGGCCATCTGCCGGATGTTGCTGTCGGCGCCCTTGTCGGCGGACCCCTGCTCGCCAAGCCAGGCGATGGCTTCCTGATCAGCGCCGGCCTTGTAGTGCTCCCACTTGGCGCGGGCGGCTTCGTCGGTCTCATCGGCGATCACCATGAACAGCACACAGGAGGTGACGTGGCGGCCGGTCTTTTCAGTGGCCTTGAGCAGCCGCTCG
This region includes:
- the dksA gene encoding RNA polymerase-binding protein DksA, with amino-acid sequence MTESDLLAQPADAYMSAEQQAFFRDLLLRQRQELQSRIAEEFTALREVEPSSDPADIGSAEEQRQWQLRVLEREKKLLDKIDDALDAIARGEYGWCAETGEPIGLPRLLLRPTTTLSIEAKQRQEQREKHQRSA
- the rutF gene encoding NADH-dependent FMN reductase RutF → MQLAQCETTSQFSAPVIREDYRDAMARLAAAVNIITTDGPSGRAGFTATAVCSVTDEPPTLLVCLNRTASAHPIVTANGQLCVNTLAGAQRDLSNLFGGKTPMAERFAAAQWSTGMTGSPLLDGATVSFDCRISHSASVGTHDILYCEVVAVYRRDSSDALVYFGRNYHGLSSTS
- a CDS encoding malonic semialdehyde reductase; translated protein: MHAPIDSNALATLFSEARTHSAWLDKPVPDALLEQLYEHVRLGPTAVNSCPGRFVFVRTPEGKAKLAPCLSKGNLDKTMAAPVTVIVAYDEDFPETLAELFPFADARSWYAGQPALITENALRNSSLQAGYLILAARALGLDCGPMSGFDGKALDEAFFGSTRWKSNLLINLGYGDASKLRDRLPRLPFDRACVIA
- the rutD gene encoding pyrimidine utilization protein D, whose product is MHYELHGRMEPDAPTLVLSSGLGGAGAFWTPQLAALTQDYRVLVYDQLGTNKSPANLPAGYSIESMAVELLELLDTLSIRRCHFIGHALGGLVGLQIALLRPQLLQSLVPINAWGSPNPHSVRCFAVRLKLLHDSGAAAYVQAQSLFLYPADWIAANSERLARDDAHALAHFPPTMNLVRRIEALQAFDIEAELPRITTPTLLIANRDDMLVPWQRSQHLADVMPNAQLALLNYGGHASSVSDSDPFNQILLDHLAEQCGQVAAA
- the rutC gene encoding pyrimidine utilization protein C, whose amino-acid sequence is MPKQSIIPAGSGKPLAPYVPGSMADGVVYVSGTLPFDKDNNVVHVGDAAAQTRHVLETIKGVVEAAGGSMNDVTFNMIMLTDWANYAKVNEVYAEYFPGEKPARYCIQCGLVKPDALIEIASIAHVGQ
- the rutB gene encoding pyrimidine utilization protein B, producing the protein MNAVEQISGYGLSATDEPVQLPARPEPLAMKASETALIVVDMQNAYATRGGYLDLAGFDVSATKPVIEKIRQALSAARAAGMQVIFLQNGWDSGYVEAGGPGSPNWHKSNALKTMRRRPELAGTLLAKGGWDYALVDELAPQPGDILVPKPRYSGFFNSQLDSTLRARGIRNLVFTGIATNVCVESTLRDGFHLEYFGVVLADATHQAGPEFAQQAALYNIETFFGWVSSVDAFCQSFATAPSVAVAS